The sequence GCTCCAGAGCTCTAAAAAGGTGAGATAGAAAAGAAGATGCGAAGTCTGTACGGATCCTGAGTCTGTGTCGGTACTTTCAGTTTCTGTAAGAGGTAAGTGATCGTCTGAAGAAAAGACTAGTTTCTCGTTTATTggcgaacaataaataaccCATAGGCTAAAGTCGCtataaagtttattcaatgattaatatgcaataacattatacataaaacctaatcttgtaaaaatatttaatatgtgcATTATGTCATATATGTTTTTCATTCTTCGTAAATGTGTTTCGAAGTGACGtgtttataattactttaatttaattaaataaattctatagcACAGGTAACGCGGTCTCCACTTAGCAATAACTTATTgtcgttttatattatttgctgCTTGGTTGTTGTAAACATAGCTCTCTGCACCGCCTCGTCCGAAACCTGAAATGAAAAcagtttctattattattatgttaccATCTATAAGATTTTtagggttaatattaatgaaatagtaatattaatagttttaatcgaaataaacaatacaccagaattatttataatactataaatatcttttatatgCGTAAGAATATTGTTGTAACGAATCCATTCTCCTGATCACTAAAATGAtcactaatataatttaaaaattatgaatttaatgttttttccTAAGTTCTTCAACGTTTTTCTAAAgactttaaaattgatttatttatttacctccAGGTCCAAACAAGGCGGAATAACACGGATGATTGCAATAAGGTTTTCCTTCGTGTTCAGAATGGCTACCTGGAGTCAACGTTTTATTACACTTTTCGCAGCGCAAACAGGAACCGTGCCAGTCCTTCCCCAACGAAGTTTTTCTTTCAGCtgtaataaatgaatagataACGTATAAGAACTTGTGAATATAGACACTTATATAAGAtctattctataatatatttttatacgaattatcATTCTACGAATACCTGTGTATAATTTCTGAGTGTTCCATGTCCACCCCGGtagaataaaatctatttacaATGATTCAATACGAACGTGGCGTagcattaataattgaaacaaaatataatataaataagaaacatCAAGAACAATCAACAAATctgtcataaatatataatgcgAAAATCAACCATCacgaaaatcgaagaaatgtatttgaaaaatattgagtaAACACAAGTAACAGATAATAAAAGACGAAAGACCttagaaatactatttttatcacgaCGATATTCACAAGTTACCAGATAAATGATTACGATGAAgtcagtaattttttaaataaatttgattaccATAATTACAAGACGGCTTTTCCTTTTTACTCTAACTACTTTATCAAATCTTTGGTAATATTTCGTGTTTCTAAATGGATGAAGCGACCTATCGCTAAAATTGAGTGCTCGTTCGgttataaagggtgtcccaaaagtcacgcaagatttgaatttggcgccatttgtgcggtaaagtgttgccaaccaaaaaaaaatacagaatgacagctgacagttcagggttattaaagatggagcgctacacaaaagaacaacgcatttttattgttgagcaatatttttcaaataatgaaaGTTTCGCAGCAACAGTTCGCAACAACATGAGGCTCATTTTCATCTTGATGGCTTTGTTAATCGACAAAATTGTCGCATTTGGGGTTCAGAAAATCCACAAGTGATTGTTGAAAAACAAATGCATCCACAACGTGTAACTGTTTGGTGCAGATTTTGGGTCGGAGGCATCATCGGACCATTCTTCTTCGAAAATGCAGCTGGTCAGGCAATAACGGTTAATGGTGCTCGCTATCGCGACATGATAATCCAGTTTTTTATGCCAAAATTGCAAGATATGGATGTGGACGGCATGTGGTTTCAACAAGACGGTGCCACATGCCATACAGCCCgagaaacaattcaattactGCATGAGTCATTTCCTGGTCGTGTAATTTCCCGTTTTGGTGATCAGAATTGGCCGCCCAGATCATGCGATTTAACGCCgttagatttttttctttggggTTTTTTAAAGTCTAAGGTTTATGTCAACAAGCCCACGACCACCCACGCCTTGAAGGAAGAAATTGAGCGCTGTATCAACGAAATTCAGCCACATCTATGCAAAACaatcatagaaaatttcaacaaaagagTGCGTATGTGTCAGCAAAGTCTTGGAGGCCATTTACTCGATATGCTATTCCATACATAAccctatactgtatactatataaatcaataaaaaatttagaatttttaattataaatctgtgttttctatccaaattacttcttgcgtgacttttgggacaccctttatctGCTCATGCGACTTGAATTCACCCTCAACAAAGCCTTATGTAGTCGCGTTCTCGATAAAGAAGCCcgaaagaattttcattaGACCCCagctatataaaaatataaatcgtgTCTACTTGTTGATAGTGGTATAAGAACTTGTATTATTGAAGGGTAATTTCTTTAAAGTTATCAAGGCAAATTTGACTGTATTTTCACCACAATATTTCTACAGTAAAAATGTACTATTTTGATCGGTAGACTACAAATTTTGTAGTCAATTCAAGAAGATtcttagacatattttattatcaaaatgaagGAAGAACACATCTAGTGGAACAAGAGTGCTTAGtatttttttactaatatcgatttatcatatttacctaatatactataacattatttgtcattgttacattttaagtaattttttcagCAACCATATCTACGATATAGGgtagtttttataattgttatcaaTATTGGTAACTACAAAAACAAGCCGCAATGATTGATTAATCGTATCTTctctttttcaaattgttcacTTTTGTTTACAAACTGAGGGATAATTGGAGAGAACTGTACTTCTACTcttacaaaatagaaatagtaagTCAGGGTCTGACAGCAGATCAAGAGCTGCTCGACGCTACGAAtgattaatgaatttttaactagCATTGCGATATTATTTCGGCACACCCTATCATCCGAtaacgtttctttttaattgtttattttataccaTATATAATCTTACTATATTACAACAGCGTCTTGATACTTCAAGGTGACCAAGAGATAATGAGATGCCCATAGCCCCAAGTTAGTACTGCAGGGTCCGTTAAACTGCTGCGTTTAACGAGGAATTATCACGGCTAATGCCCCTTTGCAGATATGAAAGGGTTCACGATGACGACATCATCGACGAGACCGAATCGATCGTGACAGACAATGCAGCACGCTCGACGGTACTGTTTCGAAATCCTCTCAGCACTGATCAAAATGCAGAAACATCCCTCAACCGGGACTCCGCTCGGCGCAACGTCGTCGCAGACGTCTCCCCCGTTGTCTCCTCCATTAGCAATTTCGTAATTATGGTATTCAATGGGTTATCCTCGGAGGAGCTGATCGGTGATCTCATTCAGGCAAGGCGCGAACACGAAACACCCTCCGAACCATTCGCCAGCGAGCCGGAGCGACGCGGCAAGAAAAAAAGACCGTCACCGCTTTACAAAATTCCGTATTCCAACGCAACCGCATTGTCTCCGACGCCCCGACGAATTCCCACGTGCGACTGTAACGCGCCGAAGGATTCTCGAGGAACGGCAAAAGGTATCGCCCGCGAATAATCGCGGCGAGGGACGGTagcgcgacgcgcgcgatcCAGACAAGAAACTCGCGCGCTTTTGTCCGGGGTCGCGAGTGAAGCGCAAGTTTGCTTGATTAACCGAAAGCATTTCGATCTCTGACAGCAGAGGGGAAACCCTACAAGCGTGACGATTCAACGAGAATTCTCGCAGCTGATTAAATAACTATCTAATGATACGCggtgaaatattgttacttcAGTTGTAcactgaaataaattgttatttaattagaatagtcggaaaatattccatatcagagtttattgaTACTGATAATCAGAATTTCGTTAAGACGGGCATCTGTGCATTAGAATCTCATTAAGAAAAGTGTTTTAAAGCAAATGaagcatattttgattaagtaaacagcttttgaaacaagatatgcagttttatatactcacttacaaattcgtcatttcatatgcaccaatcTAATACCagtgaaagaaatcgcaacGCAAGGGGTCAATGGCAATTAGAACCATTTTCTGCAATGTAAACGACGATTCTCCTTTCGAATACGAGATCGAATGAAGTTGTgaataaaacttttttaattttacgagtGGTTGAAATGATTTCGAACCAATAATGTTAAGCAGAACGAAATAAACATGAACCTAATAAGTATGTTACGTGAAGAAAATTTACTGACTGGACttcttaactctttgcactccaggccattttaagcctagatctaaaatagttACTTTAATCAactgcatttccatttcatacaacttaatacaatttataaatatgaaattgagtctagtgaatcattaaactgttacgcttttaacaatcttttaaatggaagggtctttaataatgtcaaaattattttggaaataatataacgattttcattggcgccacATAGACGCCACCAA comes from Augochlora pura isolate Apur16 chromosome 1, APUR_v2.2.1, whole genome shotgun sequence and encodes:
- the LOC144469898 gene encoding cysteine-rich protein 1 isoform X1 — its product is MPNCPKCDKPVYFDFILPGWTWNTQKLYTAERKTSLGKDWHGSCLRCEKCNKTLTPGSHSEHEGKPYCNHPCYSALFGPGGFGRGGAESYVYNNQAANNIKRQ
- the LOC144469898 gene encoding cysteine-rich protein 1 isoform X2; translated protein: MPNCPKCDKPVYFAERKTSLGKDWHGSCLRCEKCNKTLTPGSHSEHEGKPYCNHPCYSALFGPGGFGRGGAESYVYNNQAANNIKRQ